A single region of the Bacteroides luhongzhouii genome encodes:
- a CDS encoding pilus assembly protein N-terminal domain-containing protein: MKAKTTRLCLLFILLCSLPVFYSCSDEADDFYLFEYWEVMLNPEPPISEASLSITGGTKLGIKGGVAPYTAEIADGQIATAYVDENNDIRISSLKLGSTSLMVKDADGRIIKIGLKVVNGKQSFSVNSVEARIIGIDESLLNEQQKEKLEAVIEKIKDEADIQATGGIAFSYDQKSSGKVTIVTGKENTPEIEGSFSRSTSESGTTFQITINGKEYDCKFKLPERPDTSKSITTRDLGPIPYWLVEDVTEDYKSDVTGLFGINATSLKIERIYIGSFTPLR; this comes from the coding sequence ATGAAAGCAAAAACTACAAGGCTCTGTCTACTATTTATTCTACTATGCTCCCTTCCTGTATTTTATTCATGCAGCGACGAAGCTGACGATTTTTACCTGTTTGAATACTGGGAAGTGATGCTCAATCCAGAACCTCCTATTAGTGAAGCCAGTTTGTCAATCACGGGAGGAACAAAATTGGGAATTAAGGGTGGCGTAGCTCCTTATACAGCGGAAATAGCCGATGGGCAAATAGCAACAGCTTATGTAGACGAGAATAATGATATTCGGATCAGCTCTCTAAAACTGGGCAGCACGTCATTGATGGTAAAAGACGCTGATGGAAGAATCATAAAAATAGGGCTAAAGGTCGTTAACGGCAAACAATCTTTTTCAGTAAATTCAGTGGAAGCAAGAATCATAGGAATAGATGAAAGCCTGTTGAATGAACAACAAAAAGAAAAACTAGAAGCGGTAATAGAAAAGATAAAGGATGAAGCAGATATACAAGCTACAGGAGGAATAGCTTTCTCTTATGACCAAAAAAGTAGTGGTAAAGTGACAATTGTTACCGGTAAAGAAAATACTCCGGAAATAGAAGGAAGTTTCTCCCGCTCCACATCAGAGTCAGGCACTACATTCCAAATTACAATCAATGGTAAAGAGTATGACTGCAAATTTAAACTTCCCGAACGTCCCGATACTTCAAAGAGTATCACCACACGAGACCTTGGTCCAATTCCTTATTGGTTAGTGGAAGATGTGACTGAAGATTACAAATCAGATGTGACAGGCCTATTCGGAATAAACGCCACCTCCCTGAAAATAGAACGCATTTATATAGGTTCATTCACTCCTTTACGATAG
- a CDS encoding HipA family kinase produces MDLRTANVTRYILPLREGGSLPALAEADDEFKYVVKFRGAGHGTKALIAELIGGEIARTLGFRVPEIIFLNLDEAFGRTEADEEIQDLLQWSRGLNLGLHFLSGSLTFDPVVHKVDGKIASQIVWLDALLTNVDRTIKNTNMLMWHKELWLIDHGASLYFHHSWTNWQKHALSPFVQIKDHVLLPFADQLEEVDATFKKLLTDEKIREIVNAIPDDWLNWTEGQETPQDLRDVYIQFLEERIKHSEIFVNEAQNARKALI; encoded by the coding sequence ATGGATTTACGTACAGCAAACGTAACAAGATATATTCTTCCCTTGCGGGAAGGAGGATCATTGCCGGCTTTGGCTGAAGCGGATGATGAATTCAAATATGTCGTAAAATTCAGAGGAGCAGGACATGGGACTAAAGCCCTTATCGCCGAATTGATAGGGGGAGAAATTGCCCGTACACTGGGATTCAGAGTTCCGGAAATTATATTTTTGAATCTGGATGAGGCATTCGGACGGACGGAAGCGGACGAAGAAATACAGGATTTACTGCAATGGAGCCGTGGATTAAATCTGGGCTTGCATTTTCTATCCGGTTCATTGACGTTCGACCCTGTTGTGCATAAGGTGGACGGTAAAATTGCTTCGCAAATTGTATGGCTGGATGCATTATTGACCAATGTAGACCGTACAATCAAGAATACGAATATGCTGATGTGGCATAAAGAATTGTGGTTAATCGACCATGGAGCTTCCCTTTATTTCCATCATTCGTGGACGAATTGGCAGAAACACGCACTTAGTCCGTTCGTACAAATAAAAGATCACGTACTTTTGCCATTTGCCGATCAGTTGGAAGAAGTAGATGCAACATTCAAGAAACTACTTACCGATGAAAAGATACGGGAGATAGTCAATGCCATCCCCGATGACTGGTTGAACTGGACGGAAGGACAGGAAACTCCGCAAGACTTGAGAGATGTTTATATTCAATTTTTAGAAGAAAGGATCAAGCATTCCGAAATATTTGTAAATGAAGCGCAAAATGCAAGAAAGGCACTTATATGA
- the nuoF gene encoding NADH-quinone oxidoreductase subunit NuoF, with protein MKILSIHDLATIRKRAEHNLSLREESNEKVTEKCYGLASGAQHLQILICGGTGCKASSSQGITDNLLKAIQKNEITDKVEVITVGCFGFCEKGPIVKIIPDNTFYTQVTPEDAEEIINEHIIGGRRIGRLLYVDPKTEHTVSDSKHMDFYRKQLRIALRNCGFIDPENIEEYIAREGYFALADCLLNKQPTDVIDIIKRSGLRGRGGGGFPTGLKWEFANKQESDVKYVVCNADEGDPGAFMDRSIMEGDPHSIVEAMCVCGYSIGSTKGLVYIRAEYPLAINRLKTAINQAREYGLLGEHILGTDFSFDIEIRYGAGAFVCGEETALIHSMEGKRGEPTLKPPFPAESGYLGKPTNVNNVETLANIPIILTKGADWFATIGTERSKGTKVFALAGKINNVGLIEVPMGTTLREVIYEIGGGIKGGKKFKAVQTGGPSGGCLTEKHLDTPIDFDNLLSAGSMMGSGGMIVMDEDDCMVSVARFYLDFTVEESCGKCTPCRIGNKRLLELLNKITEGKGTEKDLDTLATLGQVIKDTALCGLGQTSPNPVLSTLDNFYDEYMEHVRDKTCRAKQCKSLLTYTISPERCIGCHLCAKNCPADAISGLVRKPHVIAPDKCIKCGMCMARCKFNAILVC; from the coding sequence ATGAAAATTTTATCTATCCATGATTTGGCAACAATCAGGAAGAGAGCAGAGCACAATCTTTCATTGCGCGAAGAAAGTAATGAAAAGGTGACTGAAAAGTGTTACGGACTGGCATCCGGCGCACAACATCTTCAGATTCTGATCTGCGGTGGTACAGGCTGTAAGGCATCTTCCAGCCAGGGCATTACAGATAATCTTCTAAAAGCCATCCAAAAGAACGAAATCACCGACAAAGTAGAAGTCATCACCGTAGGCTGTTTCGGCTTCTGTGAAAAAGGTCCTATCGTGAAAATTATCCCCGATAATACCTTTTACACCCAAGTCACTCCCGAAGATGCGGAAGAAATCATCAACGAGCATATCATCGGAGGACGAAGAATCGGACGGTTGCTGTATGTAGATCCTAAAACGGAACATACTGTCAGCGACTCCAAGCACATGGATTTCTACCGGAAACAACTCCGCATCGCATTGCGTAACTGCGGTTTTATCGATCCCGAAAATATTGAAGAGTATATCGCCCGTGAAGGATACTTTGCATTGGCCGATTGCCTGCTTAACAAACAGCCGACGGACGTTATTGATATTATCAAACGTTCGGGACTTCGCGGACGTGGCGGTGGCGGTTTCCCGACGGGGCTGAAATGGGAATTTGCCAACAAACAAGAGTCAGATGTCAAATACGTGGTTTGTAACGCTGATGAAGGAGATCCCGGTGCATTCATGGATCGTTCCATTATGGAGGGAGACCCACATTCGATTGTAGAAGCGATGTGTGTCTGCGGTTATTCCATCGGTTCCACCAAAGGACTGGTATATATCCGTGCGGAATATCCGCTAGCCATCAACCGACTGAAGACAGCGATCAATCAGGCACGCGAATACGGACTATTGGGGGAACATATCTTAGGGACAGATTTCAGTTTCGACATAGAAATACGTTACGGAGCCGGAGCTTTTGTCTGCGGAGAAGAAACTGCCCTTATTCATTCGATGGAAGGAAAACGGGGGGAACCGACTCTGAAACCTCCCTTCCCTGCCGAATCCGGTTATCTGGGAAAACCAACCAATGTGAATAATGTGGAAACACTTGCCAATATTCCCATTATCCTGACCAAAGGAGCCGACTGGTTTGCAACGATTGGCACAGAACGTTCCAAAGGAACCAAAGTGTTTGCTCTTGCAGGAAAGATTAATAATGTCGGGCTGATCGAAGTGCCGATGGGAACCACTCTTCGGGAAGTAATCTACGAAATCGGAGGAGGTATCAAAGGCGGAAAGAAATTCAAAGCTGTACAAACAGGAGGACCGTCAGGCGGCTGTCTGACAGAAAAACATCTGGACACTCCCATTGACTTTGACAACCTTCTCTCGGCCGGTTCCATGATGGGGTCCGGAGGGATGATTGTCATGGATGAGGACGACTGCATGGTATCCGTAGCCCGCTTTTATCTGGATTTTACAGTGGAAGAGTCCTGTGGGAAATGCACACCTTGCCGCATTGGAAACAAACGTCTGCTGGAACTACTGAACAAGATTACAGAAGGAAAAGGCACAGAAAAAGACCTGGACACACTTGCCACTTTGGGACAAGTCATCAAAGATACGGCTCTCTGCGGACTGGGACAAACCTCTCCAAATCCCGTTTTATCTACATTGGATAACTTCTACGATGAATATATGGAGCACGTGCGGGATAAGACTTGTCGCGCCAAGCAATGTAAATCACTATTAACGTATACCATCAGTCCGGAACGTTGCATTGGCTGTCATCTATGCGCCAAAAACTGTCCGGCGGATGCTATCAGCGGGCTAGTACGCAAGCCACATGTCATTGCCCCCGATAAATGTATCAAGTGCGGCATGTGCATGGCACGCTGCAAATTCAACGCTATTCTTGTCTGCTAA
- a CDS encoding carboxypeptidase-like regulatory domain-containing protein, whose amino-acid sequence MKVNLKRDRLMGILGMVMLVSCMSVSAQRIRVQGHITNPQGKSVPNVNVLNPANDERIEMSDEDGRYSVLVEKNGSLKFTCVGYEDKTVKVDGKQILNVVLRDAVIELDEVTITSKIKDKVVPEPTDIEIKGNYFHLKTRVPVPKEMFNSHRRLVLQPSIYDVTLKRRLLMRPVVFDGGTYNTTQRRMYDYEIEKDPLHEYIQVKTTSSRKGDIIAYHDSIYIEYLQHDYRADVHLAMENYRNIIYRDSFSIARGTVNPLRFLEYKFSAFNLTDEKYLPKPVMQLRDTKGEVNLTFVVGKANLDDKNPRNQVELNRLNQELRSIETNPDASLKSFHITGVASPDGSYESNLKLAKLRTDKALERILSQLDPGTRKLLEVKSDASVASWKEVVQLLKKDSKQDLAKSVEELIKQYEATPYRLNHALKTKPFYKEIAEMYLPKLRKVQYTYGYSIFRSLTDEEIRQLYKKNPQELTRFEFYRMIATAKDLNEKEKYCREALEIYDNFTYAANELAVATIQKEAPDSRILEPFVSKSAPSELLSNQAIALLHEGKYTKADSILTLVPEETVSGDLLAIVQAMAGYYNDAFEKVAATSPFNEIVMLLAMKKNQEAWDKISAMEVKTAREYYIKAIAANRMEKVGDAIMSIEKALELDPSLLETARVDGDIIDLLPEEQKIKNDNTTKE is encoded by the coding sequence ATGAAAGTCAATTTAAAACGTGATAGATTAATGGGAATACTTGGCATGGTGATGCTGGTATCTTGCATGAGTGTATCTGCGCAACGTATCCGCGTACAGGGACACATCACCAATCCGCAAGGCAAAAGTGTCCCGAATGTGAATGTATTGAATCCTGCAAATGATGAACGCATAGAAATGTCCGACGAAGATGGCCGATACAGTGTATTGGTTGAGAAAAACGGTTCATTGAAGTTTACGTGTGTCGGTTATGAGGATAAGACGGTGAAAGTGGATGGAAAACAGATTCTCAATGTCGTATTGAGAGATGCTGTGATCGAATTGGATGAAGTAACGATTACTTCCAAGATAAAGGATAAAGTGGTTCCCGAACCTACGGACATTGAAATCAAAGGAAACTATTTCCATCTGAAAACCCGTGTCCCGGTGCCGAAGGAAATGTTTAATTCGCATCGCCGCCTGGTATTGCAACCTTCCATTTATGATGTGACATTAAAGAGACGACTGTTGATGCGTCCTGTGGTTTTCGACGGAGGCACGTACAATACAACACAACGCCGGATGTACGATTATGAGATAGAAAAAGATCCTTTGCATGAATATATTCAGGTAAAAACAACTTCTTCCCGCAAAGGAGACATCATAGCTTACCATGATTCGATTTATATAGAGTATCTGCAACATGATTACCGGGCGGATGTGCATCTTGCCATGGAGAATTATCGGAATATAATTTATCGTGATTCTTTCTCCATTGCACGGGGAACAGTCAATCCGCTACGTTTCTTGGAATATAAATTTTCCGCTTTCAATCTGACGGATGAGAAATACCTTCCGAAACCAGTGATGCAGTTGAGGGACACTAAAGGAGAAGTGAATCTGACATTCGTTGTAGGTAAAGCCAATCTGGATGATAAAAATCCACGGAATCAAGTGGAGCTGAATCGTTTGAATCAGGAATTGCGTAGCATTGAAACGAATCCGGATGCTTCTTTAAAGAGCTTCCATATAACGGGCGTTGCTTCACCGGACGGCTCTTATGAGTCGAATTTAAAACTGGCCAAGTTACGTACAGATAAAGCATTGGAACGTATCTTGTCGCAATTAGATCCCGGAACACGTAAACTTTTGGAAGTAAAATCTGATGCATCGGTTGCTTCCTGGAAAGAAGTGGTGCAGTTGCTGAAAAAAGATTCAAAACAAGATTTGGCCAAAAGTGTGGAAGAGTTAATCAAACAATATGAGGCTACTCCGTACCGATTGAATCATGCGTTGAAAACGAAACCTTTCTATAAAGAGATAGCCGAAATGTATCTGCCCAAATTAAGAAAAGTGCAATACACATACGGATATTCCATTTTCCGTTCTCTGACGGACGAGGAAATCAGACAACTCTATAAGAAGAATCCGCAAGAACTGACCCGGTTTGAGTTTTACCGTATGATTGCAACTGCAAAGGATCTGAATGAAAAAGAGAAATATTGCAGAGAAGCACTTGAAATCTATGATAACTTTACGTATGCAGCCAATGAACTGGCGGTAGCAACTATACAGAAAGAGGCACCGGATTCGAGAATTCTTGAACCTTTCGTCAGCAAGTCAGCACCTTCCGAATTATTATCTAACCAAGCCATAGCTTTGCTGCACGAAGGAAAATATACGAAAGCCGATTCCATATTGACTTTAGTTCCGGAAGAGACTGTATCTGGCGACTTATTAGCTATTGTTCAGGCAATGGCCGGCTATTATAATGATGCTTTTGAAAAAGTGGCGGCTACCAGTCCTTTCAACGAAATAGTAATGTTGCTGGCAATGAAGAAGAATCAGGAAGCCTGGGATAAAATCTCGGCAATGGAGGTGAAGACAGCCCGCGAATATTATATAAAAGCGATTGCTGCCAATCGTATGGAGAAAGTGGGTGATGCTATTATGAGTATTGAGAAAGCTTTGGAGCTTGATCCTTCCTTATTGGAGACTGCGAGAGTTGATGGTGACATTATTGACTTGTTGCCCGAAGAGCAAAAAATAAAGAATGATAATACAACGAAAGAGTAA
- a CDS encoding DUF3037 domain-containing protein, with protein sequence MQERHLYEYAVIRFVPKVEREEFINVGIVLFSKRRKYLKSLYTIDENKLKLFSSELDINCLKEGLKVFDKICQGNKEGGVIANMDIPDRFRWLTAVKSSCIQVSRPHPGFSEDLDNTLERLFKELVL encoded by the coding sequence ATGCAAGAAAGGCACTTATATGAATACGCAGTTATCCGTTTCGTTCCTAAAGTAGAACGTGAGGAATTTATTAATGTAGGTATTGTACTGTTTTCCAAACGGCGCAAATATCTCAAATCTCTTTATACAATAGATGAAAACAAACTGAAACTGTTCTCTTCCGAATTGGACATTAATTGCCTGAAAGAAGGGCTGAAAGTCTTCGACAAAATTTGCCAGGGAAATAAGGAAGGAGGAGTTATTGCCAATATGGATATTCCGGATCGTTTCCGATGGCTGACCGCGGTAAAAAGTTCCTGTATTCAGGTATCCCGTCCCCATCCGGGATTCTCTGAAGATTTGGATAATACTTTGGAAAGACTGTTCAAGGAACTAGTGCTTTAG
- the uxuA gene encoding mannonate dehydratase, translating into MMEKTWRWFGKKDKITLPMLRQIGVEGIVTALHDVPNGEIWTVEAINDLKSYIESYGLRWSVVESLPVCEAIKYAGTEREQLIENYKVSLANLGKCGVKTVCYNFMPVIDWIRTDLQHPWPDGTSSLYYDRIRFAYFDIKILEREGAEKDYTEEELHKVAELDKVITETEKDDLIDTIIVKTQGFVNGNIKEGDKNPVAIFKRLLGLYKEIDRDALRANMCYFLSAIMPVCDEYGINMCVHPDDPPFQVLGLPRIVTNEEDIAWFLNAVDNPHNGLTFCAGSLSAGTHNDTRELAKKFAGRTHFVHLRSTEAMPGGNFIESSHLSGRGHLIDLIRIFENENPGLPMRVDHGRMMLGDEDKGYNAGYSFHGRMLALAQVEGMMAVVDDEKQRKIKF; encoded by the coding sequence ATGATGGAAAAAACATGGAGATGGTTCGGCAAGAAAGATAAAATCACCTTGCCGATGCTCCGTCAGATAGGTGTTGAAGGAATTGTCACCGCATTACATGACGTACCGAACGGAGAAATTTGGACAGTAGAAGCAATCAACGATTTGAAGTCGTATATTGAATCGTATGGATTGCGTTGGTCGGTCGTAGAAAGCCTTCCGGTTTGTGAGGCCATCAAGTATGCAGGTACGGAGCGTGAGCAGTTGATTGAAAACTATAAAGTAAGTCTTGCTAACCTGGGTAAATGCGGAGTAAAAACTGTCTGTTACAATTTCATGCCGGTAATCGACTGGATACGCACGGATTTACAGCACCCTTGGCCGGATGGTACCAGTTCGCTTTACTACGACCGTATTCGTTTCGCTTACTTCGACATCAAAATACTGGAACGTGAAGGAGCTGAAAAAGACTACACGGAAGAAGAGCTGCATAAAGTTGCCGAACTGGACAAAGTAATTACAGAGACCGAAAAGGATGATTTGATTGATACCATTATTGTCAAGACACAAGGATTTGTGAACGGCAATATCAAAGAAGGAGATAAAAATCCGGTTGCCATATTCAAACGTCTGTTAGGTTTATATAAAGAAATAGATCGGGACGCTTTGCGAGCAAATATGTGTTACTTCCTTTCAGCAATTATGCCTGTATGCGATGAATATGGTATCAATATGTGTGTACACCCGGATGATCCTCCATTCCAGGTTCTCGGCCTACCCCGTATTGTCACCAATGAAGAAGATATAGCCTGGTTCCTGAATGCCGTAGACAATCCGCATAATGGTTTGACTTTCTGTGCAGGTTCCCTTAGCGCAGGCACACACAATGACACTCGTGAATTGGCGAAAAAGTTTGCAGGAAGAACCCATTTCGTTCATCTGCGCAGTACAGAGGCCATGCCGGGCGGAAACTTCATCGAAAGTTCTCATCTATCAGGAAGAGGACATCTGATTGATCTCATCCGCATTTTTGAAAATGAGAATCCGGGACTCCCTATGCGTGTGGATCACGGACGAATGATGCTGGGAGATGAAGATAAAGGTTACAATGCCGGTTATTCTTTCCATGGACGTATGCTGGCTTTAGCGCAGGTAGAAGGAATGATGGCCGTAGTGGATGATGAGAAACAGCGTAAAATAAAGTTTTAG
- a CDS encoding DUF3575 domain-containing protein — MRNGCRLGVVLSFLLLSCGVHVHAQRVAVKTNALGWLTASPNIEAEFILGRHVSLNMGVAGNPISTDNFKTTFTHFQPEVRYWLNRPMVSHFLGVTAFVNNFNMMVKDVYHKGDAYAAGLTYGYAWVLGEHWNIEATAGIGVMRYRQFKYDKGTPKPEVVNDSKTTIAPVKLGVSFVYIIR, encoded by the coding sequence ATGCGGAATGGTTGCAGGCTAGGGGTTGTGCTATCATTTCTGTTATTATCTTGCGGTGTACATGTACATGCGCAACGTGTAGCTGTCAAAACAAATGCATTGGGATGGCTGACAGCTAGTCCGAATATCGAAGCGGAGTTTATTTTGGGTCGCCATGTCTCCTTAAATATGGGAGTAGCTGGGAATCCGATCAGTACAGACAATTTTAAAACGACTTTCACGCATTTTCAGCCGGAAGTACGTTATTGGCTAAATCGTCCGATGGTGAGCCATTTTCTTGGTGTCACCGCTTTCGTGAATAATTTTAATATGATGGTAAAGGATGTGTATCACAAAGGAGATGCATATGCTGCCGGTTTGACCTATGGATATGCATGGGTTCTCGGAGAGCATTGGAACATCGAGGCAACAGCCGGAATAGGTGTGATGCGTTACCGTCAGTTTAAGTATGATAAGGGTACTCCAAAACCGGAAGTAGTCAATGATAGCAAGACTACTATTGCGCCTGTTAAACTGGGAGTGTCCTTTGTTTATATTATCCGATGA
- a CDS encoding AraC family transcriptional regulator, protein MKKIMNEKLTISSSNPVRARFYDYPRFTYPWHFHSEYEIIYVEEGEGDCLVGDSIISYSKGDLILFGSELPHSMQTPPCQDELPELKVKGVNIQFEKDFMHYSISQYSQFIPIKNLLEDACRGIRFTVKRSKKILGLLKQIPSAKGAEQIILLLSLLQVMATDTNRKYLTTSHYTPSPSVMRNERMEKVIAYLNKHYTESVGLNEIASYTAMNPSAFCRYFKENTGKTFKEYVLEMRIGYACKLLSNSMMSVSQISATCGFESPVHFNRTFKKVTGMTPTLYREQME, encoded by the coding sequence ATGAAGAAGATAATGAATGAGAAGTTGACTATTTCGTCCTCCAATCCTGTCCGTGCCCGCTTTTATGACTATCCACGGTTTACTTATCCGTGGCATTTTCATAGTGAATATGAAATTATTTACGTGGAAGAGGGGGAAGGGGATTGCCTGGTGGGCGATAGTATTATATCTTACTCAAAAGGAGATCTGATTCTTTTCGGGTCGGAGCTTCCTCATAGTATGCAGACACCTCCCTGTCAGGATGAACTTCCGGAGTTGAAGGTGAAAGGAGTCAACATTCAGTTTGAAAAAGATTTTATGCATTATTCTATTTCCCAATACTCACAGTTTATTCCGATTAAAAACCTTCTGGAAGATGCTTGCAGAGGAATCCGGTTCACTGTAAAGCGTTCAAAGAAAATTCTTGGATTATTAAAGCAGATTCCTTCTGCAAAAGGAGCCGAACAGATTATTCTGCTGCTTTCATTATTACAGGTGATGGCAACAGATACTAACAGGAAATACCTGACGACTTCTCATTACACTCCTTCTCCTTCCGTCATGAGGAATGAAAGGATGGAAAAAGTAATAGCTTATCTCAATAAGCATTATACCGAATCTGTCGGACTGAACGAAATCGCCTCTTATACGGCAATGAATCCTTCCGCTTTTTGTCGTTATTTTAAAGAGAATACGGGCAAGACATTCAAGGAGTATGTGCTTGAGATGCGTATCGGTTATGCATGCAAATTGTTGAGCAATAGTATGATGAGCGTATCTCAAATCAGTGCGACTTGCGGGTTCGAGTCTCCTGTACACTTTAACCGCACATTCAAAAAAGTAACAGGAATGACTCCTACTTTGTATAGGGAGCAAATGGAATGA
- a CDS encoding SDR family oxidoreductase — MNELFSIAGKVAVITGAGGVLGGNIAQHFVQQGAKVVAIDIRQEQLDNRVAELKQYGEDVIGIIGNVLDIDSLEKVAEEIVAKWGQIDILLNIAGGNMPGATLEPDQHFYDMDISCWEKVTNLNMNGTVYPSMIFGKVMAKQKKGCIINVSSMAAYSAITRVPGYSAAKTAVANFTQWLASEMALKYGDGIRVNAIAPGFFIGDQNRRVLINPDGSLTDRSKKVLAKTPMNRFGDIKELNGAVQFLCSEAASFVTGAMLPIDGGFSAFSGV; from the coding sequence ATGAACGAATTATTTAGTATTGCCGGTAAAGTAGCTGTTATTACCGGAGCAGGTGGTGTACTGGGTGGAAATATTGCCCAACACTTTGTACAGCAGGGAGCAAAAGTTGTAGCTATTGACATTCGTCAGGAACAACTGGACAATCGCGTAGCAGAACTGAAACAATATGGAGAAGATGTTATCGGTATCATCGGTAACGTACTGGATATTGACAGCCTTGAAAAGGTAGCGGAAGAAATCGTCGCCAAATGGGGACAGATTGATATTCTATTGAACATTGCCGGTGGAAATATGCCGGGAGCCACTCTCGAACCGGATCAGCACTTCTATGATATGGACATCTCTTGTTGGGAAAAAGTAACTAATCTGAATATGAACGGTACGGTTTATCCGTCTATGATATTCGGCAAGGTAATGGCAAAACAAAAGAAAGGATGCATCATCAATGTATCTTCTATGGCTGCTTACAGCGCTATCACCCGTGTGCCGGGTTACTCGGCTGCTAAAACGGCGGTAGCCAACTTCACCCAATGGCTGGCAAGCGAAATGGCACTGAAATATGGTGATGGTATTCGTGTAAATGCTATCGCTCCGGGATTCTTTATCGGCGACCAGAACCGTCGTGTACTTATCAACCCGGATGGTTCATTGACCGACAGAAGTAAAAAGGTATTAGCCAAGACTCCGATGAATCGTTTCGGTGACATCAAAGAATTGAATGGTGCCGTACAATTCCTGTGCAGTGAAGCCGCCAGTTTCGTAACCGGAGCTATGTTGCCTATCGATGGTGGTTTCAGCGCATTCAGCGGCGTTTAA
- a CDS encoding copper resistance protein NlpE N-terminal domain-containing protein, translated as MKKVIMLAAVVAALASCQSKANKAAEAQADSLALAMTPITELTEVYEGTLPAADGPGIDYVLTLNAATDGVDTAYTLDMTYLDAEGQGQNKTFTSKGKQETVHKVVNKKPVTAVKLTPKDGEAPMYFVIVNDTTLRLVNDSLQEAVSDLNYDIIKVK; from the coding sequence ATGAAAAAAGTAATTATGTTAGCAGCAGTCGTAGCTGCTTTGGCATCATGCCAATCAAAAGCAAACAAAGCCGCAGAGGCACAAGCAGACAGTCTAGCTCTTGCTATGACTCCGATTACCGAATTGACTGAAGTTTATGAAGGTACTCTTCCTGCTGCCGACGGTCCGGGTATTGACTATGTACTGACCCTGAACGCTGCAACTGACGGTGTGGATACTGCGTATACACTGGATATGACTTACCTCGACGCTGAAGGTCAAGGACAAAACAAGACTTTCACTTCAAAAGGAAAACAAGAGACTGTACACAAGGTAGTGAACAAAAAACCTGTTACAGCTGTAAAATTAACTCCGAAAGATGGTGAAGCTCCGATGTATTTCGTGATTGTTAATGACACCACTCTTCGTTTGGTGAACGATAGCTTGCAAGAAGCTGTCAGCGATCTGAATTATGACATCATCAAGGTAAAATAA